The Roseicyclus marinus genome has a segment encoding these proteins:
- the kdsA gene encoding 3-deoxy-8-phosphooctulonate synthase codes for MKIVDAGAARLGNDLPLTVIAGPCQLESREHALRIARTMAEACAAVGAAYVFKGSYDKANRTSLSGKRGLGMEEGLAVLDAVKTEIGCPVLTDVHGPEQCAAVAEVCDILQIPAFLCRQTDLLLAAGETGAVINVKKGQFLAPWDMPNVVAKIESTGNTRILLTERGASFGYNTLVTDMRSLPEMMKTGYPVIMDATHAVQQPGGQGGSSGGQREFAPVMARAAVSLGIAGVFIETHEAPDSAPSDGPNMIPLDQMPALVASLMGFDRLAKSDPIRL; via the coding sequence ATGAAGATTGTTGACGCCGGGGCCGCACGCCTCGGCAACGACCTGCCCCTGACCGTGATCGCGGGCCCCTGCCAGCTGGAAAGCCGCGAGCATGCGCTGAGGATCGCGCGCACCATGGCCGAAGCCTGCGCCGCCGTGGGGGCCGCCTATGTGTTCAAGGGCAGCTATGACAAGGCGAACCGCACCAGCCTGTCGGGCAAGCGCGGCCTTGGCATGGAGGAAGGGCTTGCCGTCCTGGACGCGGTGAAGACCGAAATCGGCTGTCCCGTACTGACCGATGTGCATGGGCCCGAGCAATGCGCGGCCGTGGCGGAGGTCTGCGACATCCTGCAGATCCCGGCCTTTTTGTGCCGCCAGACCGACCTGTTGCTGGCCGCTGGCGAAACGGGGGCGGTCATCAACGTCAAGAAGGGCCAGTTCCTGGCGCCTTGGGACATGCCCAATGTCGTGGCCAAGATCGAATCGACCGGCAATACCCGCATCCTCCTGACCGAACGCGGGGCGAGTTTCGGCTACAACACGCTGGTCACCGACATGCGGTCGCTGCCCGAGATGATGAAGACCGGCTACCCTGTCATCATGGATGCGACCCATGCGGTGCAGCAGCCCGGCGGACAGGGCGGCAGTTCCGGCGGCCAGCGCGAATTCGCGCCCGTGATGGCACGCGCCGCCGTGTCGCTGGGCATCGCGGGCGTCTTCATCGAGACGCATGAAGCCCCCGACAGCGCGCCGAGCGACGGGCCGAACATGATCCCGCTCGACCAGATGCCCGCGCTGGTGGCAAGCCTGATGGGCTTTGACCGGCTGGCAAAGTCCGATCCGATCCGGCTGTGA
- a CDS encoding capsule biosynthesis protein: MTTTPKARKFRIRRSDTPQPTLDHAPAAMPQARRVAAQPIAPEDLLAAPATPEDGFGDLALPGSAAAERQARATPASGGEAGQGQAAEGPATPQELAAIRAEGLSGRHLRMARRNAQKHGLAPTSDFDAVRLLRARGIDPFAQAGALDMIVEESRGPAAPIAAAAVANLPATTRPAQPPAPPAPPRPLSADQRAAEIMKVQRDIARRRRKRLALMASRLAVFVLLPTLLVAYYFYLVATPLYATNTEFVIQKAESSAGSTGGLGGLLGGSSFATIQESIVVQSYLESREAMLRLDEELGFREHFSAPDIDPLVRLAPEASVEDVYATYRNQLTIGYDPTEGVIKMEMLATDPATSQAFSEALIRYAEERVDQMSQRLREDQMAGARESYEEAETRVAEAQARVLALQERRGVLSAEAEVSTIFQQISTFELELQQERLRLAEILAAARPNSTRVQIAENNIARLETLLAELRGGLTETQTGDASLARIQSELLIAQADLETRQMMLAQALQNQESARIEANRQSLYLSMGVFPVQPDRAAYPRAFENTILAFLVFAGIYLMVTMTITILREQVSS; encoded by the coding sequence ATGACTACGACACCCAAGGCGCGTAAATTCCGCATCCGCCGCAGCGACACCCCGCAACCGACGCTTGATCACGCCCCCGCAGCCATGCCGCAGGCGCGCCGGGTCGCGGCCCAGCCCATCGCGCCGGAGGATCTTCTGGCCGCCCCCGCCACGCCCGAGGACGGGTTCGGCGATCTGGCCCTGCCCGGCTCTGCCGCCGCCGAGCGGCAGGCCCGTGCGACCCCCGCCTCAGGGGGCGAGGCCGGCCAGGGCCAAGCCGCGGAGGGCCCTGCAACACCGCAGGAACTGGCCGCGATCCGGGCCGAGGGGCTGAGCGGTCGTCACTTGCGCATGGCCCGCAGAAACGCCCAAAAACATGGGCTTGCACCGACATCGGATTTCGACGCGGTGCGCTTGCTCAGGGCGCGGGGGATCGATCCCTTTGCCCAAGCCGGTGCGCTGGACATGATCGTCGAGGAAAGCCGCGGGCCTGCGGCACCCATCGCCGCCGCCGCAGTGGCGAACCTGCCTGCCACGACACGCCCCGCGCAGCCCCCTGCCCCACCGGCGCCGCCCCGTCCGCTGAGTGCCGACCAACGCGCCGCCGAGATCATGAAGGTCCAACGCGACATCGCGCGCCGCCGCCGCAAGCGGCTGGCCCTGATGGCATCGCGGTTGGCGGTTTTCGTCCTGCTGCCGACGCTGCTGGTGGCCTATTATTTCTACCTTGTCGCGACGCCGCTCTATGCCACGAACACGGAATTCGTCATCCAGAAGGCCGAAAGCAGCGCCGGATCGACCGGGGGTCTGGGCGGGCTTCTGGGGGGGAGCAGCTTTGCCACGATCCAGGAAAGTATCGTGGTCCAGAGCTACCTGGAGAGCCGCGAGGCCATGCTGCGGCTGGACGAGGAACTGGGCTTTCGGGAGCATTTCTCGGCCCCGGATATCGACCCGCTGGTGCGCCTGGCCCCCGAGGCTTCGGTTGAAGATGTCTATGCGACCTACCGCAACCAGTTAACCATCGGTTACGATCCGACCGAAGGTGTTATCAAAATGGAAATGCTGGCGACCGATCCGGCGACGAGCCAGGCCTTTTCCGAGGCGCTGATCCGCTATGCCGAGGAACGCGTCGACCAGATGAGCCAGCGCCTGCGCGAGGACCAGATGGCGGGCGCGCGCGAAAGCTACGAGGAGGCCGAAACACGCGTCGCCGAGGCGCAGGCGCGGGTTCTGGCGCTGCAGGAGCGGCGCGGCGTCCTGTCGGCGGAGGCCGAGGTTTCGACGATCTTCCAGCAGATCTCCACCTTCGAGCTGGAATTGCAGCAAGAGCGGCTGCGGCTGGCCGAGATCCTCGCGGCGGCGCGGCCCAATTCCACGCGCGTGCAGATCGCCGAGAACAACATCGCGCGGCTCGAGACGCTTTTGGCGGAACTGCGCGGCGGGTTGACCGAAACACAGACCGGCGACGCGTCGCTCGCGCGGATCCAGTCGGAGCTGTTGATCGCGCAAGCCGATCTGGAAACGCGGCAGATGATGCTGGCGCAGGCCCTGCAGAACCAGGAATCGGCGCGGATCGAGGCGAACCGCCAATCGCTCTACCTGTCGATGGGTGTTTTCCCGGTCCAGCCCGACCGCGCCGCCTATCCGCGCGCCTTCGAGAACACGATTCTTGCGTTTCTGGTGTTCGCGGGCATCTACCTGATGGTAACGATGACCATCACGATCCTGCGCGAGCAGGTGAGTTCCTGA
- a CDS encoding ABC transporter ATP-binding protein encodes MLEFVEVSKSFWTGERRKVILDRASFRVELGSSLGILAPNGAGKTTLIKMMAGLEKPDEGHIYRDARISFPLGFMGGVVPRLSACENSRYIAQLYGLDADYVEAFCRWVCGIEEYFDMPIGTYSAGMRARFNFALMLALDFDIYLIDEGMPQTTDAEFNRKAGSILAERLKNATVVIVSHQAQTLEKFARRAAVLRDGHLYEFDTLEEAKQLYDYDTQGA; translated from the coding sequence ATGCTGGAGTTCGTCGAAGTCTCGAAATCCTTCTGGACCGGGGAACGGCGCAAGGTCATCCTCGACCGTGCGTCCTTCCGGGTGGAGCTTGGATCCTCGCTCGGCATCCTTGCGCCCAATGGCGCGGGCAAGACCACCTTGATCAAGATGATGGCCGGTCTCGAGAAACCCGACGAAGGGCATATCTACCGCGATGCGCGCATCTCCTTTCCGCTGGGCTTCATGGGGGGCGTGGTTCCCAGGCTCTCGGCTTGCGAGAACAGCCGCTACATCGCCCAGCTTTACGGGCTGGATGCCGATTACGTCGAAGCCTTCTGCCGCTGGGTCTGCGGGATCGAGGAATATTTTGACATGCCCATCGGCACCTATTCGGCGGGCATGCGGGCGCGGTTCAATTTCGCGCTGATGCTGGCCTTGGATTTCGACATCTACCTGATCGACGAAGGCATGCCGCAAACGACGGATGCCGAGTTCAACCGAAAGGCTGGCAGCATTCTTGCAGAGCGCCTGAAAAACGCGACAGTGGTGATCGTGTCCCATCAGGCCCAGACGCTGGAAAAATTCGCGCGCAGGGCCGCGGTGCTGCGCGATGGACATTTGTACGAGTTCGATACGCTGGAAGAGGCGAAGCAGCTTTATGACTACGACACCCAAGGCGCGTAA
- a CDS encoding uracil-DNA glycosylase family protein: MVPDPALQDKIAACRLCADRFAASATAHEPRPVPWFRSGARVLVAGQAPGMRVHLAGRPFSDPSGVRLRDWMGVSPEEFYDRDRVAIVPMAFCFPGYDARGSDLPPPPLCAATWRQTVLDQVGPVALTLLVGGAAQGWHLPGRMGVTERVRGWRDHAPAVFPLPHPSWRNTGWLKKNPWFEAELLPVLRARLREVLEAP, encoded by the coding sequence ATGGTTCCCGATCCCGCATTGCAAGACAAGATTGCCGCTTGCAGGCTTTGTGCCGATCGCTTTGCCGCGAGTGCAACAGCGCATGAACCGCGCCCGGTGCCATGGTTTCGGTCCGGCGCGCGTGTGCTGGTTGCAGGGCAGGCGCCGGGGATGCGCGTGCATCTGGCCGGACGGCCCTTTTCCGATCCCTCAGGCGTGCGGCTGCGGGACTGGATGGGGGTTTCGCCCGAGGAATTCTACGACCGCGACCGGGTTGCCATCGTGCCCATGGCCTTTTGCTTTCCGGGCTATGATGCGCGGGGCAGCGATCTGCCGCCGCCGCCGCTATGTGCCGCGACATGGCGGCAAACGGTGCTGGACCAGGTCGGCCCGGTCGCGCTGACATTGCTTGTCGGGGGCGCGGCGCAGGGCTGGCATCTGCCGGGTCGCATGGGCGTGACCGAGCGGGTGCGCGGCTGGCGTGACCACGCGCCCGCGGTCTTTCCCTTGCCCCATCCCTCGTGGCGCAATACGGGATGGCTGAAGAAAAACCCGTGGTTCGAGGCCGAGCTCTTGCCCGTCTTGCGCGCCCGGCTGCGCGAGGTGCTGGAGGCCCCATGA
- a CDS encoding SseB family protein, whose translation MTMTPLDQAHAAMEAAPADDAARLRFYDRLAGSELVLMLEAEPEGDRIRPAIFPVEEQRFVLVFDREERLTAFAEGPAPYAALSGRALAAMLAGQGIGLGVNLGVAPSSILIEAGSVDWLAETLATAPEEVEERPEALSPPAGLPEALLTALDARLATAEGLARMAYLVGATYAGGRRGHLMAFVDAVPGAEPALARAVGDALTFSGVEAGTLDVGFFRVSDPFAARLARVGLRFDLPEAAPSPQVAGAAPGMDPDRPPRLR comes from the coding sequence ATGACGATGACCCCGCTCGATCAGGCCCATGCCGCGATGGAAGCCGCGCCCGCCGACGATGCCGCGCGGCTGCGGTTCTACGACCGGCTGGCCGGGTCGGAACTGGTGCTGATGCTCGAGGCGGAGCCAGAGGGCGACCGCATCCGCCCCGCGATCTTTCCGGTGGAGGAGCAGCGCTTTGTCCTTGTCTTCGACCGCGAGGAACGGCTGACCGCCTTTGCCGAGGGGCCTGCGCCCTATGCCGCGCTCTCGGGGCGCGCGCTGGCCGCGATGCTGGCGGGGCAGGGGATCGGGCTGGGTGTGAACCTTGGCGTGGCGCCTTCGTCGATCCTGATCGAGGCGGGATCGGTCGATTGGCTGGCCGAAACGCTCGCCACGGCCCCCGAAGAGGTCGAGGAACGGCCCGAGGCGCTGTCGCCGCCTGCAGGTCTGCCCGAGGCGCTACTGACCGCGCTCGATGCACGGCTCGCCACTGCCGAGGGGTTGGCACGCATGGCCTACCTGGTCGGTGCCACCTATGCCGGCGGGCGGCGCGGACATCTCATGGCCTTTGTCGATGCCGTGCCGGGCGCGGAACCCGCGCTGGCTCGCGCCGTGGGCGATGCCCTGACCTTTTCCGGGGTCGAGGCGGGGACGCTCGATGTGGGCTTTTTCCGCGTCAGCGATCCGTTTGCCGCGCGGCTGGCACGCGTCGGCCTGCGGTTCGATCTGCCCGAGGCGGCCCCGAGCCCGCAGGTCGCGGGTGCGGCCCCCGGCATGGACCCCGACCGCCCGCCGCGCCTGCGCTGA
- a CDS encoding 2-hydroxyacid dehydrogenase has translation MPTILFAAKSERWTAYEPPLRRALEEVGLGHATLTIEADPAKVDYIVYAPNSGLTDFTPYTRLKAVLNLWAGVEDVVGNPTLKVPLARMVDDGLTEGMVEWVTGHVLRHHLGMDRHILGQDGIWRGGDAPPLARDRSVAVLGLGVLGSACARMLASLGFQTHGWSRSPKSVPGVTCHHGADGLRSALSQAEIVVLLLPDTPATENTLNAETLALLPRGAVILNPGRGPLIEDAALLAALASGQVGHATLDTFRIEPLPADHPYWTHPQVTVTPHIASATRTETAARTIVENIRRGEAGEPFRHLVDRDRGY, from the coding sequence ATGCCCACGATCCTTTTCGCCGCGAAATCCGAGCGGTGGACCGCCTACGAACCCCCGTTGCGCCGCGCGCTGGAGGAGGTGGGGCTTGGCCATGCCACCCTGACGATCGAGGCCGATCCGGCAAAGGTCGATTACATCGTCTATGCCCCGAACAGCGGTCTGACCGATTTCACCCCCTACACGAGGCTCAAGGCGGTCCTGAACCTCTGGGCCGGGGTGGAGGATGTGGTGGGCAATCCCACGCTCAAGGTGCCGCTTGCGCGCATGGTCGATGACGGGCTGACCGAAGGCATGGTCGAATGGGTCACGGGCCATGTGCTGCGCCATCATCTGGGCATGGACCGCCATATCCTCGGACAGGACGGTATCTGGCGCGGCGGCGACGCGCCCCCCCTTGCGCGGGACCGCAGCGTTGCCGTTCTGGGGCTCGGCGTCCTGGGATCGGCCTGCGCCCGAATGCTCGCCAGTCTCGGTTTCCAGACCCATGGCTGGTCGCGCAGCCCCAAATCCGTGCCGGGCGTGACCTGCCACCATGGTGCCGATGGATTGCGCAGCGCCCTGTCGCAGGCCGAGATCGTGGTGCTGCTTTTGCCCGACACGCCCGCGACCGAGAACACGCTGAATGCCGAAACCCTTGCACTCCTGCCCAGGGGCGCGGTGATCCTCAACCCCGGACGCGGCCCGCTGATCGAGGATGCGGCGCTGCTCGCGGCCCTCGCCTCGGGCCAGGTCGGGCATGCCACGCTCGACACGTTCCGCATCGAACCCCTGCCCGCCGATCATCCCTATTGGACCCATCCGCAGGTCACGGTGACACCCCATATCGCCTCGGCCACCCGCACCGAAACCGCGGCGCGCACCATCGTCGAAAACATCCGCCGGGGCGAGGCGGGCGAGCCTTTCCGTCATCTCGTGGACCGCGACCGGGGGTATTGA
- the rodA gene encoding rod shape-determining protein RodA produces the protein MSFLEYNVKTTPTGWRKVLYLNWALILLIVAVACVGFLMLYSVAGGQVSRWAEPQMKRFALGFGLMLVVAMVPIWFWRNMSALAYGVSVLLLLFVEFFGAVGMGAQRWIDLGFMRLQPSELTKITLVMVLAAYYDWLDLSKKSRPLYVLIPLGLIGLPTFLTLMQPDLGTALLLLIGGGAVMFVAGVHWAYFAAVIASGVGAVAAVFASRGTGWQLLQDYQYRRIDTFLDPTNDPLGAGYHITQSQIALGSGGWTGRGFMEGTQSRLNFLPEKHTDFIFTTLAEEFGFVGAASLLALYLLILVFCIVTALQHRDRYASLLVMGIAVAFFLYFAINMAMVMGLAPVVGVPLPLVSYGGSAMLVLMVAFGLVQSAHIHRPR, from the coding sequence ATGAGTTTTCTCGAATACAACGTGAAGACCACGCCCACGGGCTGGCGCAAGGTGCTGTACCTGAACTGGGCGCTGATCCTGCTGATCGTGGCGGTCGCCTGCGTCGGCTTCCTGATGCTTTATTCGGTGGCGGGCGGGCAAGTGTCGCGCTGGGCCGAGCCACAGATGAAACGGTTCGCTCTCGGCTTCGGCTTGATGCTGGTCGTCGCCATGGTGCCGATCTGGTTCTGGCGCAACATGTCGGCGCTCGCTTACGGGGTTTCCGTCCTGCTCTTGCTCTTCGTCGAATTCTTCGGGGCGGTCGGCATGGGGGCGCAGCGCTGGATCGACCTTGGTTTCATGCGGCTGCAACCCTCGGAGCTGACCAAGATCACGCTCGTGATGGTATTGGCCGCCTATTACGACTGGCTTGACCTGTCCAAGAAATCACGCCCGCTTTACGTGCTGATCCCGCTTGGCCTGATCGGCCTGCCGACCTTCCTCACGCTGATGCAGCCCGACCTCGGCACGGCGCTTCTCCTGTTGATCGGGGGCGGCGCGGTCATGTTCGTCGCGGGCGTTCACTGGGCCTATTTCGCGGCCGTCATCGCCTCCGGCGTGGGCGCGGTCGCCGCCGTCTTCGCCTCGCGCGGGACGGGCTGGCAGCTTTTGCAGGATTACCAGTATCGCCGCATCGACACGTTCCTCGACCCGACCAACGATCCCTTGGGTGCGGGTTATCACATCACCCAGAGCCAGATCGCGCTGGGGTCTGGCGGCTGGACCGGGCGCGGCTTCATGGAAGGCACGCAAAGCCGCCTGAACTTCCTGCCCGAGAAACACACCGATTTCATCTTCACCACGCTTGCCGAGGAATTCGGCTTCGTCGGCGCGGCCTCGCTTCTCGCGCTTTACCTGCTGATCCTCGTCTTCTGCATCGTGACCGCCCTGCAACACCGCGACCGCTACGCCTCGCTTCTGGTCATGGGGATCGCCGTGGCCTTCTTCCTCTATTTCGCGATCAACATGGCCATGGTCATGGGGCTTGCCCCGGTCGTGGGCGTGCCCTTGCCGCTGGTCAGCTACGGTGGATCGGCCATGCTGGTCTTGATGGTGGCCTTCGGTCTGGTGCAAAGCGCCCATATCCACAGACCGCGCTAG
- the mrdA gene encoding penicillin-binding protein 2, whose product MKRTPRETTDSARQIGRRSLVVGGLFVATGGVLAARMRYLQVERADDFRMLAEENRINIRLLPPARGLIFDRGGVLLAGNEQNYRITLVREDAGDVDAVLAELARIVNLDMVALERARAEIARRPPFVPVTIADRLSWAELSAVAVNAPALPGVTPEVGLSRIYPMRGDFAHVVGYVGPVSDYYLEQTGDTDPVLQIPDFQVGRNNVEARLEHRLRGSAGTKRVEVNAGGRIMRELDRDPPEPGADVQLTIDAGLQNYVEARLSGESAGSVVLDCETGEILALASAPTYDPNLFVRGISTASWNALNNDPYRPLANKATQGLYPPGSTYKMVVALAALEAGVLDIQETVSCPGHMDVGDRRFHCWRRGGHGRMDLIEALAQSCDVYFYDIAQRVGIEAISAMARRLGCGIRHNLPLSGVAEGLAPTMAWKMQNRGAAWVVGDTLNASIGQGFVLSSPLHLAVMTARLATGRAVQPAIIRSIDGISQLPEPARDMGFDPAHLEYIHRGMWQVNNDRQGTAYGSRVEVSEFGIAGKTGTSQVRNISAAERASGVISNDDLPWERRDHALYVGYAPYTNPRYACAVIVEHGGGGSAVAAPIARDILLRAQLGEVPPPELYPASQRRDIEQLHRELPILPTPPVPTGRTVRSQA is encoded by the coding sequence ATGAAACGCACCCCGAGGGAAACCACGGACAGTGCCCGCCAGATCGGGCGGCGCAGCCTCGTGGTCGGGGGGCTTTTTGTTGCGACCGGGGGCGTGCTCGCGGCGCGGATGCGGTATCTGCAGGTCGAGCGAGCCGATGATTTCCGTATGCTGGCCGAGGAAAACAGGATCAACATCCGGCTTCTGCCACCCGCCCGCGGCCTGATCTTCGACCGCGGCGGCGTGCTTCTGGCCGGCAATGAACAGAATTACCGGATCACGCTGGTGCGCGAGGATGCAGGCGACGTCGACGCGGTGCTGGCCGAACTTGCACGGATCGTGAACCTCGACATGGTGGCGCTGGAGCGCGCCCGGGCCGAGATCGCGCGCCGCCCCCCTTTCGTTCCCGTCACCATCGCCGACCGGCTCAGCTGGGCCGAATTGAGCGCTGTTGCCGTCAACGCCCCTGCCCTTCCCGGCGTCACGCCGGAGGTGGGATTGAGCCGCATCTACCCCATGCGGGGCGATTTCGCCCATGTGGTGGGCTATGTCGGCCCGGTCTCGGATTACTATCTCGAACAGACGGGCGATACCGACCCGGTTCTCCAGATCCCCGATTTTCAGGTCGGAAGGAACAATGTGGAGGCGCGTCTGGAACACAGGCTGCGGGGCAGCGCCGGAACCAAGCGCGTCGAGGTGAACGCCGGGGGCCGCATCATGCGCGAACTGGACCGCGACCCGCCCGAACCGGGCGCCGATGTCCAGCTCACCATCGACGCCGGGCTTCAGAACTACGTCGAAGCGCGCTTGTCGGGGGAAAGCGCGGGCTCGGTCGTGCTGGATTGCGAAACGGGCGAGATCCTCGCGCTCGCCTCGGCCCCGACCTATGACCCCAACCTCTTCGTGCGCGGCATCTCCACGGCATCTTGGAACGCGTTGAACAACGATCCCTACCGCCCCTTGGCGAACAAGGCGACACAGGGCCTCTATCCGCCGGGATCGACCTACAAGATGGTCGTGGCCCTCGCCGCGCTCGAAGCCGGTGTGCTGGACATCCAGGAAACCGTGTCCTGCCCCGGCCACATGGATGTCGGCGACCGCCGCTTTCATTGCTGGCGGCGCGGCGGCCATGGCCGAATGGACCTGATCGAGGCTCTGGCCCAAAGCTGCGACGTCTATTTCTACGACATCGCCCAGCGCGTGGGGATCGAGGCGATCTCGGCCATGGCGCGGCGGCTCGGCTGCGGGATACGCCACAACCTGCCCCTGTCCGGTGTCGCCGAGGGATTGGCCCCGACCATGGCCTGGAAGATGCAGAACCGCGGCGCTGCCTGGGTCGTCGGCGATACGCTGAATGCCTCCATCGGGCAGGGTTTCGTTCTGTCCTCGCCCCTGCACCTGGCGGTGATGACAGCGCGTCTGGCCACCGGACGGGCTGTCCAGCCTGCGATCATCCGCTCGATCGACGGCATTTCCCAATTGCCGGAACCTGCCCGCGACATGGGGTTTGACCCCGCCCATCTGGAGTACATCCATCGCGGGATGTGGCAGGTGAACAACGATCGGCAGGGCACTGCCTACGGCAGCCGGGTCGAGGTGTCGGAATTCGGGATCGCGGGCAAGACCGGCACCAGCCAGGTGCGCAACATCTCGGCCGCCGAACGGGCCTCGGGCGTGATCTCGAACGACGATCTTCCCTGGGAACGGCGCGACCATGCGCTTTACGTGGGCTATGCCCCCTACACCAACCCGCGCTACGCCTGTGCCGTGATCGTGGAACATGGCGGCGGCGGCTCGGCGGTGGCGGCCCCCATCGCCCGCGACATCCTCTTGCGCGCACAACTGGGCGAGGTTCCCCCGCCCGAACTCTATCCCGCCAGCCAGCGCCGCGACATCGAGCAGCTGCACCGCGAGCTTCCGATCCTGCCCACGCCGCCCGTCCCCACGGGCCGCACGGTGCGGAGCCAGGCATGA
- a CDS encoding rod shape-determining protein MreD: MTGLSSPRHVWAYRALFLGLCATVIAYKLLPLNLNDRGLPGPDLLLALTLAWLLRQPAVVPIGSILIVFLMADFLFQRPPGLWTLLVLIVSESLRQRRLTMTEFPFLVEWSAFAGAVLAMILLERIILWVLMVDLPPLGLSLTHGIVTTAIYPLVVGISKFLFGLRKIGPAEAEVL, translated from the coding sequence ATGACCGGTCTCTCCTCGCCACGCCATGTCTGGGCCTATCGGGCGCTGTTCCTGGGCCTGTGCGCGACGGTGATCGCCTACAAGCTCCTGCCGCTCAACCTCAACGACCGGGGACTTCCGGGGCCCGATCTTCTTTTGGCCCTGACGCTGGCCTGGCTCTTGCGCCAGCCTGCCGTCGTGCCCATCGGATCGATCCTGATCGTCTTCCTGATGGCCGATTTCCTGTTCCAGCGCCCCCCCGGATTGTGGACGCTTCTTGTGCTGATCGTCTCCGAAAGCCTGCGCCAACGCCGCCTGACGATGACCGAATTCCCGTTTCTCGTGGAATGGTCGGCCTTTGCCGGTGCGGTTCTTGCGATGATCTTGCTCGAACGCATCATCCTGTGGGTTCTGATGGTGGACCTGCCGCCGCTCGGCCTGTCGCTCACTCACGGGATTGTCACCACGGCGATCTATCCGCTGGTGGTGGGCATCTCGAAATTCCTGTTCGGCCTGCGTAAGATAGGCCCAGCCGAAGCCGAGGTTCTCTAG
- the mreC gene encoding rod shape-determining protein MreC, protein MARDSQDAAHTRPVRRLLVTVLALFLLALVLVWRIDNPRMERLRAAIVDTVVPNMDWALAPVTGLARMLDDFQSYARLYEQNQELRRELQQMRAWREAALQLEQENARLLDLNRVQLNPELTFVTGIVMADAGSPFRRSVLINVGARDGILDGWATMDGLGVVGRISGVGERTSRVLMLTDANSRVPVTIQPSGQQALLMGDNSQAPILEFVESPEDIRAGDRIITSGDDGLFPPGLLVGQVVETTDRRLRARLAADLARLRFLRVMRSHPGTSLDDPGSLIGPPWPPPEGFVLPPGVQPVQRPDQAARLSREGVLE, encoded by the coding sequence ATGGCCCGCGACAGTCAAGACGCCGCGCATACCCGCCCCGTCCGGCGCCTGCTGGTGACGGTGCTGGCGCTGTTCCTGCTTGCGCTGGTGTTGGTCTGGCGCATCGACAACCCCCGGATGGAACGGCTGCGCGCGGCCATCGTCGACACGGTCGTGCCCAACATGGACTGGGCGCTTGCGCCGGTGACGGGCCTTGCGCGGATGCTGGACGATTTCCAGAGCTACGCGCGTCTTTACGAACAGAACCAGGAATTGCGCCGCGAATTGCAGCAGATGCGGGCGTGGCGCGAGGCGGCGTTGCAGCTGGAACAGGAAAACGCCCGGCTGCTGGACCTCAACCGGGTGCAGCTGAACCCGGAACTGACCTTTGTCACCGGGATCGTGATGGCCGATGCGGGAAGCCCCTTCCGCCGCTCGGTGCTGATCAACGTGGGCGCGCGCGACGGCATCCTCGATGGGTGGGCCACGATGGATGGCCTGGGCGTGGTCGGTCGGATTTCGGGTGTGGGCGAACGCACGTCCCGCGTGCTGATGCTGACGGATGCCAACAGCCGGGTGCCGGTGACGATCCAGCCCTCGGGACAACAGGCCCTGCTGATGGGCGACAACAGCCAGGCCCCGATCCTCGAATTCGTCGAATCGCCCGAGGATATCCGGGCGGGCGACCGCATCATCACCTCGGGGGACGACGGGTTGTTCCCTCCGGGTCTGCTGGTCGGCCAAGTGGTCGAGACGACCGACAGGCGCTTGCGGGCAAGGCTCGCGGCCGATCTGGCGCGGTTGCGGTTCCTGCGGGTCATGCGCAGCCATCCCGGGACTTCGCTTGACGATCCGGGCAGCTTGATCGGCCCGCCATGGCCCCCGCCCGAAGGCTTCGTCCTGCCGCCCGGTGTCCAGCCGGTGCAGCGGCCCGACCAGGCGGCCCGACTGAGCCGCGAGGGGGTGCTGGAATGA